A stretch of DNA from Oreochromis aureus strain Israel breed Guangdong linkage group 23, ZZ_aureus, whole genome shotgun sequence:
CTCCACAGTAAGAGGTGTTTTAAACGGAGGACAATCATTCGATACAAAAGAGGTGGCGTGAGCCACGGAAACGTCACCAGTCCCCGCCTTAAATTATAAGAATCAATTGTTCGATTTTTGCCCCCCCTAAAATCAGAATAAATTGTTGGAGGCGTTATCTTAACTGCCAGGCACAGAGGGCACGCGGCTGTTGGAGACACAAACGCATCAGGATAAGtcagactgaaataaaaattaaaaacatcgGTGGTGTAATTTAATAGCTGTCCTTATCATTTTACTGGGAACAGTTAAAGAGGTGTGAAGAATGCGTTGCACCTCAGCCTGGATTGGCTGGGCTTTATGTTTGTGCGCATCTCTGGCCGTGCGCGCACAGGACTACACCGAGGACGACGAGATGATCCTGGACCTGGTCGGCGAGGACAGGACTGATCCTGAAACCGGAACCGACCCGGCAGCCGAGTTCATCAGGTGCAACAAGGTAATGGCATAGTGATTGCGTCAAAGGCATTTAATGCGCATCTTCAGTCATCAGCACCTGTCACTATTCCAAAAACAGGTAAAATATTTGGTCAAATATTTCAACAAACAATCTTTGCTGATGTACCTGACAAGCTGCCAGTGTGAGATACAGATTCATTTAAATGTGCGCTCACATTCTGGGAGCGTCAGAATACTTATTCATGTGTTATTGTGAAAACAGCGCAATacacacaatatatatatataaatataaatccaACTTATTGCACGCATGCTACATTTCTCCTGTGCACGTGGACATGAAGATCACATGTGCGGTGCATTCTTTTTACTGTGCAGGTAGCCTGGCGCATTCCCGGACAGTACATAGTTGTATTGCGTCAGGGGACGCACGAGTCTCAACTCCAGAGGACCATCAGGAAGCTGCGAGGCAAAGCAGCCAGGAGAGGATACCTGGTGGAGATCCTGCAGACCTACTCAGGAGCACTGCGTGGCTTTCTGGTCAAAATGAGTAGTGACGTCCTTCACCTGGTAATTGCGTCACTTTACTGGATAATATCCTAATATGTGTTCGGAAAAAGTGTGATTTAAAACTTTAAGGCAAAAAGGGGAACACAGGGAAATAGATGTCAAATCATAGCAGATCCATTTTCTAAAGGTTAGGACATTCCGAACGAGACATCCTAAGAGCTTATAGGTGGAAGGCAGATCTAAGAAAGCAGCTATAGTCTTGAATAACACTGTCACATTGTAACATTGTATACTGGCACAAGACGAGTTAATGGCAGCAGAGATTGGAGTAATATGGATTTTCtgactgcagcattttgcagaGGTCTGTGCAATCTGTGTATATTCGACGTACTTGACCAAAATAAAGTGAGAATACGGGAGTCTGGAATGAATGATAGACAAAGTGTACTACTTTCGCTTAAATATTGGCGGCGTTTTCAGGATTATTTATTTCGAGTCGCATAAGAGGGACCGAGAATGATGAGAGGTGTGCgtgtatttatgtgtgttttttattttaaaatctgtAAAATTATAAGTAAGTATAGATTTAAAGTAAAAGAACTCCTCACCCGCCTTTAGACCCGCATTTCAAATCAAATGTCAGATGTTAATAAAGAGGTTTTGTAGGGcatttgaaatcattcagctgtaggagctgaacaaaaataatgagaaactttgctgaaaaacacacagaaaacatgaatTAGTTGAACTCTGTATAGTATGAGTGCTGGTGGTAATTTTAGACAGAGTTTCTTGACAGTTGAGAGGTTGTAGACCCACCTTTGGTATCTGCGCATTCTTGAAtaatgtcaaaaaataaaaatacacaaataaaacgTGAAACAGTGAAATAGACTTCAAAGAAGGATGGTCACCTTCACCCCCAGCTGATTTAACAATGAACTTCCTGTTAATCTTTCCTTACCACCCACAGTTAAGTTTGATTGTGTTCCTGTCAGGTGGCGAAGCTCCCTCACGTGCACTACATAGAGGAGGACTCATCCATCTTTGCTCAGAGCGCCCCCTGGAACCTGCAGCGGTTACTGCACCCTTACGGTGGCTTCTCTGAAAATGGAACATACAGACCTCCGAGTAAGTTTGCCTCTGTCCATGACTTCTCTGTATTTTTCGTCTAAAATCTAGAGAAACACGTGCGCTCTTAACCAATGTAACTACCgaggcaaacaaaaacattttgcattAAGAGTTTCAGGAGACATTGGGGTGGTTGGAGTAATATACAACTACCCCACTGTTTCTATTGTAAACAGCTCAAGAACAGCAGGAAACAAGACTTTTCTTATTTCATTTTCCACATTTATGATAACACGAACGCTTATTCTACAGCAGCATATTCAGCAGTCTCATCTCTCTTATTATATCAAGCTGTAAACAACAAGGAATTCCTGTCTTTGTGTAATAAGCCAGATATTGAAAGGTGCCTCTCAGTTTAATTTCTATGAAATGACCCAGCAGTCACCCGACGGTCaccatcaccatggcaaccttTAATTGCAGCCGCTTCAGAAGAACTCATCACATGCTAAtatctgtgttgtgttgtttagTTCAATTCAAACTAAGCTTAATTAAAGTTAGGTCCATAACTTGCTGGGCCAAGACaccatttttgtagttttgcctttGTGCACCGCCACAGTGGACTAGCGTTCAAATTAGCATTACCTGTTAGGGAAGTAAATCCATTTTTATATACAGatacattttcagaggctcaataATAATTGGAAAATGGACTGACAGTTTCATGCCCAGGTGAGGCCTGTTCCTCGGTATTTCACATGAAGTAGTATATAATATCTGTGGTTGAACCAGGGTGTTAAACTTGTATTTGGTAATCATCTACTAGAAGTCTCAATGCCAATGCAAGAAACATTAATTTGTCTAAATTTACTAGCCCTTAGACTGTGGTGGACAGGGGCTCAAAGAACCAGTTCTTTCTTTCTAATCTTCCTAAACATTTGTCACTGGAACTAAATGCTTATGGGACTGGGAAAATTACCTTTATTCCATTTAAATGACATCTGAGCCATTTGTGCAGTTTAGCTGTCAGatatccatcaagcagtgcagcTTTCCAACAGCAATCACACCAAGATTTCTTCCCTCAGAAATTGCATTTTCTAATTACATGTCAAATTCACCATCTGTCCTCTGCAGATGATGGAGGGAGGACGCAGGTGTATCTGATGGATGGCAGTGTGCAGAGTTCTCACAGAGAGGTTGAAGGACGGGTACTCATCACAGACTTCAATAACACCCCTGAAGAGGATGGAGTCAGAGTTCACAGACAGGTtaaacacatgcacgcacaaatgaaacatttcaattcTACAACACTTATGTATTTGCAATTGCAGCTCAATAACATTCTCAATCCTCGCTCCACTACAGGCCAGTCAGTGTGACAGCCATGGTACACACGTGGCAGGTATTGTGAGTGGATCAGATTCAGGTGTTGCTCGAGGGGCTGGTGTTAACCTAGTGCGTGTGCTCAACTGTCAGGGTAAAGGGACCATCTCAGGAGCTCTGGCAGGTAAGACACAAACTGTTGAACTGTACTTTGTACTGAAGAACTCTTGAGTTTCTTTCCACTCAGACATTTTTAGCAGCATGAGCATGTGGATGGCATGACTATGACCTCTGGCCCTTGGTTCTTTGTGGGCACAGGCACACCATCAGGCAGTGCCACCCTGCAGGTCATCTGACACATGTGTTCGTTACAGGCCTTTGGAATTTGAAGAGCTAATCTAGCATTAAAtgagctgtgttggttcaaggacacatctaaaacctgcaggacaccgcccTCGGGCCTTCACTCTTGTACAGCAACTTTGATTTAAAGCTGCAGGTGGGAAAAAAATGCCCATATTTGtagaaaaaataattaaaaaaaaaagaccccaaCTGCAGCAGTTCTTCAGTCTCTGTTCACCAGACAGAAGAACCAGacttctctcttcttcttctaaaGCCTGAGAAGTTCAGGTCAGACTGCTTGTGTTAAAATCTAAATAAGTATGGGTAGTATGAATCCCTCGGAGACCAATGATCCCTAACCATGCAGCTGTAAACTGCTagtctggttttaaagccttttagAACACACTTTCATTTCATTAACTGTATtgaaagagaaaaggaagaTGGCCACTTCTCCAGTGTAAAACTCCCAATTTTTCTTGAGTGTATGAGGTTTTAGATTGTCCCTTTCCCCTCTCTGTCAGGAATGGAATACATCCGAGCCACTTTACTGGCCCGCCCAGTGGATGCAGTAGTCGTGTTGCTTCCTTTTGCCGGTGGCTTCAGCCGTTCATTAAACACAGCCTGTCGAGACATGGTGGCTAACAGCGCTGTGGTCATCGCTGCAGCAGGGAACTACAGAGATGATGCCTGTCTCTACTCACCTGCTTCAGAGCCTGAGGTAATTTAACACTGAAAATGCAATCACATTCTGGCCCACCTACATGCGACCCTTACCTTTACCTcctttcgtgtgtgtgtgtgtataggtcATCACAGTGGGGGCAGTTAACTCAATGGACCAGCTCATGTCACAGGGAGCAGGTGGCACCAACTTCGGCCGCTGCGTTGATTTGTTTGCACCCGGCGACGACATCGTTAGTGCCAGTAGTGACTGCAGCACCTGCTTCACCTCCCGCAGTGGAACCTCACAGGCTGCTGCACACACTGCAGGTacgcaaacacaaacaaacacacacgtgcacgcaAAAGCAATCTGTGTATGCTGTTGGTATATCAATCATTCTTTTATTACAGACTCAAtgatccttaaaaaaaaaaaatcacataaacaacagaaaaaatataattgCATATTATAGATCATTGCAGGGAAAGCAGCTGTAGCAGTGTCTCAACACCTGGGATTGGTAGCCTGTTGTAATACATCTTATATTTGATAATCCTGCAATGATTTTCAGAGGCATTAAGCCTGCAGGTAAATTTATGCATgagatttctgaaaacagctttaaaaGTACTGACTTGTGCATCCACAAATATTTTACTTGCGCTGACAAATCAAGGTTTTCTCTCTAATGATCACTCAGAAGACTTTCACTAGTTAGCACACAAGTATGCAGTGTACAGATGTGTACGGCGTGCTTTAAATAGAGATATCTTCACTAAAGTTGCATAAGAAAAGGTTTGCTTGTGCATAAGTCCGTATCGTTAGCGTTTGTCACAGCATAATTGCTTcataatttgtatttatctgtGTAGGTGTCGTAGCAGTGATCCTGTCGTCCAATCAGATTGTATCACCAGTGCACGTCCTCCAGCTGATGCTGCACTACTCCATCAGCAACACCATCGACTTCCTATCTCTGTCCAAAAGCCATCGGCTCACTACTCCAAACCTGGTAGCAGCCATGCCTCCGGCTATCAAAACGTCACCAAGTTAGTGACTCACATGTCTTTATCACACAGACTTATAGTATCTATATGTGGTTCACATATGTGTTCCTATTTCTACATGCAGATGGGGAGCTTCTGTGTCGGTCAGTGTGGTCAGAGAGGTCAGGAGTCGCGAGCACCGACAGGGTCATCAGCCGCTGTCGTCAAGGGGAGCAAATGATGGGCTGCAGCAGTTATGCTCCTGAAGGCGTCCGTGTGGGGGAAACCATCACTGTTAGTTCAGTTACATCAACCATAATATCAACAATAACTACATTCTAAAGTCTATAAGTCTACAGACAAACCCTCACCCCTGTGTTTACAGATGAACAGCGGACGCATGGAGTGTGTTGCCCATAATGGTCCAGCAGGTAAAGGTGTGTATGCTGTGGCCCGCTGTTGTGTGATAAGCGGTCTGCAGTGCCAGGTCCATGCTAGTCCTGAGCCCGGACAAGCTGCTCAGTGTGTCGGCCCCCAGCACCACCTGACTGGTGAGTCACGTGTACAATCTGCAGGAGTTTGAATGAGGCAGTCAGTTTAACATTTTAGGAGAAGCTCTTACTTGTTTTCTTGCTGAGAGTTagaagagaaaataaatgaCACCATCACGTGTGTCTATAAATAAGAAGTTCAACTATCAGCTCATAATTTTGCAAAAATATTACcgtaaaaaaatcaaaggagtaatatattaaatatttacacTCACAGGACACTTTATTTGGTAGaccttgctagtactgggttgaTCTCATTTTTTACCTTGCTTTAGTTCTttatggcatagattcaacaaggtgctggaaacattcctcagagattttggacCATATTAACATGACAGCATCGCACAGTTGCTGCAGGTTTGTCGGCTGCACATGTATGATGCAAATCTCGTGATCCACCATATCCCAAACGTGCTGGATGGTCATTTGAGTACATTGAAGTCATTGTCTAAGAAGGCAGTCTGAGATGatgtgagctttgtgacatggtgcgtTATCCATAAAGGGATAGACTTGGTCAGCAATAGTGCAAAGGCAGGCTTTTTCTGACCACTCTGCATATATCCAAGAGATTGTTGTGTGCTTTTCAGCAGTTTGTCAAGTACTCAGACCAGCCCCTCTAGCAAagctaactttatttataaggcactttaaaaacagtgaGCACtggccaaagtgctgaacataaactaaaaagaataaaaatataaatactaaaaataattcaaatgaaATGACAGTAACAATATAGAACACCAACATCAGAAAGACagtaaaatcaaaataaaattaacatCTATTCTGGGTTCATGTGATTAGCTGACTTGCATTAATTAGCAGTTGATGAGGTGTAGTTAAAGACTGTTAATTTGGACTTAATCTTCCATTTAACAAGTCCTCTCTATTTGTCATGAACATGTGTAC
This window harbors:
- the pcsk9 gene encoding proprotein convertase subtilisin/kexin type 9 → MRCTSAWIGWALCLCASLAVRAQDYTEDDEMILDLVGEDRTDPETGTDPAAEFIRCNKVAWRIPGQYIVVLRQGTHESQLQRTIRKLRGKAARRGYLVEILQTYSGALRGFLVKMSSDVLHLVAKLPHVHYIEEDSSIFAQSAPWNLQRLLHPYGGFSENGTYRPPNDGGRTQVYLMDGSVQSSHREVEGRVLITDFNNTPEEDGVRVHRQASQCDSHGTHVAGIVSGSDSGVARGAGVNLVRVLNCQGKGTISGALAGMEYIRATLLARPVDAVVVLLPFAGGFSRSLNTACRDMVANSAVVIAAAGNYRDDACLYSPASEPEVITVGAVNSMDQLMSQGAGGTNFGRCVDLFAPGDDIVSASSDCSTCFTSRSGTSQAAAHTAGVVAVILSSNQIVSPVHVLQLMLHYSISNTIDFLSLSKSHRLTTPNLVAAMPPAIKTSPNGELLCRSVWSERSGVASTDRVISRCRQGEQMMGCSSYAPEGVRVGETITMNSGRMECVAHNGPAGKGVYAVARCCVISGLQCQVHASPEPGQAAQCVGPQHHLTGCTSMSTAEISSDSHPRHSQGKCCTVKEGVTSHAICCHAPSLECKLLENISADKDQVEVSCPSGWTLTDCSAVSRGSAILGPVAKGNSCHVYGATGVDGAAGAAVCCRVAPPEQQAATPH